The proteins below come from a single Holdemania massiliensis genomic window:
- a CDS encoding pyridoxal phosphate-dependent aminotransferase: MRIHEEVRKMPVSPIRAWTSRLHDLSPRAELTLGEPPQITDSRIIEAAKTALDQGMTHYPPAAGLESLRQELATRERPLRGWTIHPQQVLITDGAQEALAVCCLALLNPGDEVLVSDPGYPGTRSVISLASAVPVACASDEHLQLDIARMERLISVRTRAIIVASPNNPTGQILSPATLNQLGMLAEKYDLAFIVDAAYEQLSWQPLNFKVLRPYRHRVIFIGSFSKTYAMTGWRLGWISAPRRWGAALLKTHQALVSGVAGFVQQAACTALTLPTEAWRQEVKEQCETAWRRFNAIGMSCPCPGGGFYCFPAIPTQFESSEPFALQLAEQAGVAVLPGTLFGRGGEKHVRISVGVRRETLQWALDQIEMFVKANG, from the coding sequence ATGCGAATTCATGAAGAAGTACGAAAAATGCCGGTGAGTCCGATCCGCGCCTGGACAAGCCGGCTGCATGATTTAAGTCCGCGCGCAGAATTAACTCTGGGCGAACCCCCTCAAATCACTGACAGCCGAATCATTGAAGCAGCCAAGACGGCACTGGATCAGGGAATGACACATTATCCCCCAGCAGCCGGCCTGGAGTCTTTGCGTCAGGAACTGGCAACACGGGAGCGTCCGCTGCGCGGCTGGACGATTCATCCCCAACAGGTGCTGATCACAGACGGAGCACAGGAGGCGCTGGCGGTCTGCTGCCTGGCGCTGCTGAACCCTGGGGATGAGGTGTTAGTCAGCGATCCCGGCTATCCTGGGACACGCAGCGTAATCAGCCTGGCTTCCGCTGTGCCGGTCGCGTGCGCGTCGGATGAGCATCTGCAGCTGGATATCGCTCGGATGGAACGTCTGATCAGTGTCCGCACGCGGGCCATCATCGTGGCCAGTCCGAACAATCCGACTGGCCAGATTTTATCTCCGGCAACTTTAAACCAATTGGGGATGCTGGCGGAGAAATACGATTTAGCCTTCATTGTGGACGCAGCGTATGAGCAGTTAAGCTGGCAACCGCTCAATTTTAAGGTGCTGCGTCCCTATCGCCACCGTGTCATTTTTATCGGAAGCTTTTCCAAAACCTATGCGATGACCGGATGGCGGCTGGGCTGGATCAGCGCGCCGCGGCGTTGGGGAGCCGCTTTGTTAAAAACCCACCAGGCACTGGTGTCGGGAGTAGCAGGGTTTGTGCAGCAGGCAGCCTGTACGGCGCTGACGCTGCCGACAGAAGCCTGGCGCCAGGAAGTCAAAGAACAATGTGAGACTGCCTGGCGGCGCTTCAATGCCATCGGAATGTCCTGTCCTTGCCCCGGCGGCGGTTTTTACTGTTTTCCCGCCATTCCCACTCAGTTTGAAAGCAGTGAACCCTTTGCGCTGCAGCTGGCGGAGCAGGCCGGGGTCGCCGTATTGCCGGGGACGCTGTTTGGTCGGGGTGGGGAAAAGCATGTGCGTATATCCGTTGGCGTGCGGCGCGAAACCCTCCAATGGGCGCTGGATCAGATTGAAATGTTCGTCAAAGCAAACGGCTGA
- a CDS encoding manganese efflux pump: MAHLIFLSLLVSLDGFFSGFSFSLKKIRIRLPQLLLISLCPLVIVAAVMLSSQLLTAEIPAQASKGLGFVLFFCLAYLSFADALKKRSSSSPSLIAVINNPYCSDLDQNQHLSSREALLLGLALSLDNAVLGFSFALDGAPVWSTALCFAVVNFLLVKAGNLCQTLPFVRRMEKGSEYLPSLLFLILAFSRLL, translated from the coding sequence ATGGCCCATTTGATCTTTTTAAGCCTGCTGGTCAGCCTGGATGGCTTTTTCAGCGGATTCAGCTTCAGCCTGAAAAAAATCCGCATCCGGCTTCCGCAGCTGCTTTTGATTTCGCTTTGTCCGCTGGTTATCGTTGCCGCGGTGATGTTATCCTCACAGTTATTAACTGCCGAGATTCCTGCGCAGGCCTCCAAGGGATTAGGCTTCGTCCTGTTTTTCTGTCTGGCCTATCTGTCCTTTGCGGATGCGTTGAAAAAACGCAGTTCCAGTTCACCATCGTTAATCGCTGTGATCAACAATCCCTACTGTTCGGATCTTGATCAAAATCAGCATTTAAGCAGCCGTGAAGCCTTGCTTCTGGGGTTAGCACTGAGTCTGGACAACGCTGTATTGGGATTCAGCTTCGCTCTGGATGGAGCCCCGGTCTGGTCAACAGCGCTGTGCTTTGCGGTCGTTAATTTTCTGTTAGTCAAGGCCGGAAATCTCTGCCAGACGCTGCCGTTTGTGCGGCGCATGGAAAAAGGCAGTGAATACCTGCCTTCGCTGTTGTTTCTGATTTTGGCATTCAGCCGTTTGCTTTGA
- a CDS encoding YggS family pyridoxal phosphate-dependent enzyme: protein MPNLYKTILQQCSQQCELLIVSKHRSVEQIQAYYDQGARSFGENRVQELLQKAPQLPQDIRWNFIGHLQRNKVRAVMPYISRLCSLDSLALAAIVDKEAARLNRTLGVLVEFNLAEESSKTGLAKQEAAAFFQALQQYEHLIPEGIMVMGPHVDDEAAIAAVFHEARALFEELKAQWGGEHFTVCSMGMSHDYPIALREGSTQLRLGTILFEDQSAD, encoded by the coding sequence ATGCCGAATCTTTATAAAACAATTTTACAACAATGTTCACAACAATGTGAACTGCTGATCGTCTCCAAGCATCGCTCAGTCGAACAAATTCAAGCCTATTACGATCAGGGGGCCCGAAGTTTCGGCGAAAACCGCGTTCAAGAGCTGCTTCAGAAAGCACCGCAGCTGCCCCAGGATATCCGCTGGAATTTTATCGGACATCTGCAGCGCAACAAAGTCCGCGCCGTCATGCCTTATATCAGCCGGCTCTGCTCCCTGGATTCGCTGGCCTTAGCCGCAATTGTAGATAAGGAAGCCGCCCGCTTGAACCGGACGCTGGGCGTTCTGGTCGAATTTAACCTGGCCGAAGAGTCCAGCAAAACCGGTCTGGCAAAACAGGAAGCCGCGGCTTTTTTCCAGGCTCTGCAGCAATATGAACACCTGATCCCGGAAGGCATCATGGTGATGGGACCGCACGTCGATGACGAAGCAGCGATTGCCGCCGTCTTCCATGAAGCCCGCGCACTGTTTGAAGAGCTCAAAGCGCAATGGGGTGGTGAACACTTTACCGTATGTTCGATGGGGATGAGCCACGATTATCCGATCGCCTTGCGCGAGGGATCGACCCAGCTGCGCTTGGGAACGATTTTGTTTGAGGATCAATCCGCAGATTAG
- a CDS encoding PHP domain-containing protein, with protein sequence MKADLHIHCSASFDATESIDTILELARENQLDLIAVSDHNEIDGALELERKGEAAGVETLSAIEIDCFFGSNIVHLLGYGCNLRDPGFTRLKNHYIEELRRTGRQRLQLIEEHYGLKLNEQAILERAKGRPYTNVEITQELLATQTHPSLVPYQSGERSANPIANFYWDQLAVGCWGYAELRLPEWKQVTDYVHQCGGALIVAHPMQNLKLDETAVEQLRQGGVDGFEVYSSYHDGRGRQFYHEVCQRWGLAETFGSDFHGTTKPNIVLGQTGYDGDCDAAVQILKERIAHWR encoded by the coding sequence ATGAAAGCAGATCTGCATATCCACTGCTCGGCCAGTTTTGACGCGACGGAGTCGATTGATACAATTCTGGAACTAGCGCGTGAAAACCAGCTGGATCTGATCGCTGTGAGTGATCACAATGAAATTGATGGCGCTTTGGAATTGGAACGCAAGGGCGAGGCGGCCGGTGTTGAAACGCTCTCAGCGATTGAGATCGACTGTTTTTTCGGAAGCAATATCGTGCATTTGTTAGGCTATGGCTGCAATCTGCGGGATCCCGGATTCACCCGGTTAAAAAATCATTATATCGAAGAACTGCGGCGGACAGGCCGGCAGCGGCTGCAGCTGATTGAAGAGCACTATGGCTTAAAACTGAACGAACAGGCGATTCTTGAGCGGGCCAAGGGGCGGCCTTATACCAATGTTGAAATCACTCAGGAACTGCTGGCCACGCAAACGCATCCTTCATTAGTCCCATATCAAAGCGGAGAGCGCAGTGCCAATCCAATCGCCAATTTCTATTGGGATCAGCTGGCGGTCGGCTGCTGGGGTTATGCTGAGCTGCGGCTGCCGGAGTGGAAGCAGGTCACAGATTATGTGCATCAATGCGGCGGCGCGCTGATCGTAGCGCATCCGATGCAGAATCTGAAGCTGGATGAAACCGCGGTGGAGCAGCTGCGTCAGGGCGGTGTTGACGGGTTTGAGGTTTACAGCTCCTATCACGATGGACGCGGCCGGCAGTTTTACCATGAGGTTTGTCAACGCTGGGGTCTGGCTGAAACCTTCGGCAGTGATTTCCACGGCACGACCAAACCGAATATCGTTCTGGGACAGACAGGATATGACGGCGATTGTGACGCTGCGGTTCAGATCTTAAAAGAACGCATTGCGCACTGGCGCTAA
- a CDS encoding ABC transporter permease, with protein sequence MKRYIGKRALSGLLVVLLSVCFNFTLIRLAPGDPIRIMAGTDNPNEEMIEALQQKYGLDKSIPEQFVMFLGNVAKGDLGYSYISDESVIKLIGEKIGPTLALSLTAVLLSVTFGTLIGIYAARKNGSRFDRFVCSISYVFDATPGFWLGLMMILIFASSLKWFPTSGMVNLRANYKGFAYFADVCRHLVLPISTMVLTQTPYYFRIARSSVLQVMSEDFITTFKATGMKESRIFNKYVLRNAILPTVTVLGMSLAFLLSGSVLIETVFAWPGMGRLMFSSISKRDYPVLTGIYLVTSVVICIAMILVDILYGFIDPRIRYD encoded by the coding sequence ATGAAACGTTATATTGGAAAACGTGCATTGAGTGGTCTTCTCGTTGTCCTGTTGTCGGTCTGCTTCAACTTTACGTTGATCCGATTGGCGCCGGGCGATCCGATCCGCATTATGGCGGGTACGGATAATCCAAACGAAGAGATGATCGAAGCACTGCAGCAAAAATATGGCTTGGACAAATCCATTCCGGAGCAGTTCGTCATGTTTCTTGGCAATGTAGCGAAGGGGGACTTAGGCTATTCTTACATCAGTGACGAATCCGTCATTAAACTGATCGGCGAGAAGATCGGCCCAACACTGGCGCTGTCGTTAACCGCGGTGCTGCTGTCAGTCACTTTTGGTACATTGATAGGAATCTACGCCGCACGCAAAAATGGATCGCGGTTTGATCGCTTTGTGTGCAGCATTTCGTATGTGTTCGACGCGACGCCGGGGTTCTGGCTCGGTTTGATGATGATCCTGATCTTTGCTTCATCGCTGAAATGGTTCCCGACTTCGGGGATGGTGAACCTGCGGGCCAATTATAAAGGGTTTGCGTACTTCGCGGATGTCTGCCGCCATTTGGTGCTGCCGATTTCGACGATGGTGCTGACGCAGACACCGTATTATTTCCGAATCGCACGTTCTTCCGTTCTGCAGGTCATGTCGGAAGATTTCATTACGACCTTTAAGGCCACAGGCATGAAGGAAAGCCGGATTTTCAACAAGTATGTTCTGCGCAACGCGATTCTGCCGACCGTTACAGTTCTGGGGATGTCGCTGGCCTTTCTGCTTTCCGGTTCCGTCTTAATCGAAACCGTTTTCGCATGGCCGGGGATGGGCCGACTGATGTTCAGCTCGATTTCCAAGCGTGACTATCCGGTGCTGACAGGAATTTACCTTGTCACATCCGTCGTTATCTGTATCGCGATGATTCTGGTCGATATCCTCTATGGCTTTATCGATCCGCGGATTCGCTACGACTAG
- a CDS encoding ABC transporter permease — protein sequence MKKDNIFQAVMRVLKKNSQLRMGVILLIVLLCVALFAPIIAPCDPYKLYDALVAGPGTPGHILGTDGLGRDVLSEIIYGTRTSLMIGVVAASISGILGTCIGGIAGFFGGKIDRFISEFMNFFLMTPSFFLILIIVALFGSNIMYIMIVIGLTSWTGNARLMRAQAISLKERTFVKSAQAMGESRFSIMFRHIIPNGIFPIIAQTTMNVSSAILSEAGLSFLGLGDPNVVSWGQIIYHGKQYMPKGWWISTFAGVAVVFTVLTFFLIGDGLNRVLSPKMDANN from the coding sequence ATGAAAAAAGACAATATTTTTCAGGCGGTAATGCGGGTATTGAAGAAGAACTCGCAGCTGCGCATGGGTGTGATTCTTCTGATCGTCCTGCTTTGTGTAGCGCTGTTTGCACCGATTATCGCTCCATGTGATCCGTATAAATTATATGATGCGCTGGTTGCCGGACCGGGCACCCCGGGACATATCCTGGGCACAGACGGTTTAGGCCGCGACGTCTTAAGCGAAATTATCTATGGAACACGGACTTCGTTAATGATCGGTGTTGTAGCCGCGAGCATTTCCGGTATCTTAGGAACCTGCATCGGCGGAATCGCCGGTTTCTTCGGCGGCAAGATCGACCGCTTCATCTCAGAGTTCATGAACTTCTTCCTGATGACGCCGTCGTTCTTCTTGATCCTGATCATCGTTGCGCTGTTTGGCAGCAATATCATGTATATCATGATCGTTATCGGTTTGACTTCCTGGACTGGCAATGCCCGTCTGATGCGGGCTCAGGCGATCTCCTTGAAGGAGAGAACGTTTGTTAAGAGTGCTCAGGCGATGGGAGAAAGCCGCTTCAGCATCATGTTCAGACATATTATTCCAAATGGAATTTTCCCGATTATCGCGCAGACGACGATGAACGTATCGAGCGCGATCCTGTCCGAAGCCGGCCTGTCGTTCTTGGGCTTAGGTGATCCAAACGTCGTCAGCTGGGGTCAGATTATCTACCATGGCAAGCAGTATATGCCGAAGGGCTGGTGGATTTCCACCTTTGCCGGCGTTGCCGTTGTCTTCACCGTTCTGACATTCTTCCTCATCGGTGACGGCCTCAACCGCGTGCTCTCGCCTAAGATGGACGCCAATAACTAG
- a CDS encoding ABC transporter ATP-binding protein — MALLELKNVNVRYIMKDKKVHACQHVSLEIEEQDSIGIVGESGSGKSTLASAVLRLLPQRITQVDGEILYNGKDLLKLTKDEMDALRWTDLSIVFQKSMSALSPVHKVGAQMEDVYRVHFPNAQKEEIKQRVYDLFKVVNLSDRVYELYPHELSGGMMQRVSIALSLLHNPRLLVLDEATTALDVVTQSQILREIMSLEQNLNVTRIMITHDVSVVASTCKKIAVMYAGRLMESGETKDVLVNPQHPYTQGLLKSFPSFKGAKNDLRGIPGSLPDLSQEIPGCVFAPRCPFATEKCRTVEPELKTVNGKGNWKVACHKVGGE, encoded by the coding sequence ATGGCATTATTAGAACTGAAAAACGTCAATGTACGTTATATTATGAAAGACAAAAAGGTCCATGCCTGTCAGCATGTCAGTCTGGAAATTGAGGAACAGGATTCAATCGGTATCGTTGGTGAATCCGGCTCCGGCAAATCCACGCTGGCCAGTGCCGTACTGCGCTTACTGCCGCAGCGGATTACGCAGGTCGACGGCGAAATTCTTTACAACGGCAAGGATCTGTTAAAGTTAACCAAGGATGAAATGGATGCGCTGCGCTGGACCGATCTGTCGATCGTTTTCCAGAAGTCAATGAGCGCGCTGAGTCCGGTGCATAAAGTCGGAGCTCAGATGGAAGACGTTTACCGCGTGCATTTCCCAAATGCACAAAAAGAAGAGATCAAACAGCGGGTTTATGATTTGTTTAAAGTTGTTAACCTGTCCGACCGTGTTTATGAGTTATATCCGCATGAATTATCCGGCGGTATGATGCAGCGTGTTTCCATTGCGCTGAGCTTGCTTCATAATCCGCGTCTGTTGGTTCTGGATGAAGCGACAACGGCTTTGGACGTTGTGACACAGAGCCAGATTCTGCGTGAAATCATGAGCTTGGAACAGAATTTGAATGTTACCCGCATCATGATTACCCATGACGTATCCGTCGTTGCTTCCACCTGCAAGAAGATTGCCGTCATGTATGCCGGCCGGTTGATGGAAAGCGGCGAAACGAAAGACGTTTTAGTCAATCCGCAGCATCCGTATACACAGGGTCTGCTCAAATCGTTCCCTTCCTTTAAGGGAGCGAAGAACGACCTGCGCGGTATTCCGGGTTCGCTGCCGGATTTAAGTCAGGAAATTCCAGGCTGTGTTTTCGCTCCGCGCTGTCCGTTTGCGACTGAAAAGTGCCGCACGGTAGAGCCGGAATTGAAGACTGTCAATGGAAAGGGCAACTGGAAGGTTGCCTGCCACAAGGTAGGAGGTGAATAA
- a CDS encoding oligopeptide/dipeptide ABC transporter ATP-binding protein, whose translation MSDTVIQVKDLTRWYIQKKVTKQDGKVSKKQTIKAVDGVSFELKRGETLGVIGESGCGKSTLGRVLIHLEDPTAGEILYDGVSSTQLKKKDRLAFCRTCQMIFQNPFDTFDPRYTIEKIFMSVLKLHKIGANEEERHNIMIKTLEDAGMAPAEDYIYRHPHELSGGQLQRISILRSMLLRPTFLVADEPVSMLDVSIRADIINMLQTLSKEENTAMVFISHDIATTRYISDRVAVMYLGRIVETGITDEVLHNPQHPYTKVLISNCASLDPLEKREIIEIEGEPPTPINTGPGCYFAPRCYQACEKCFKEYPEAKDLGNGHIVSCHFVGSDAEK comes from the coding sequence ATGTCGGATACAGTTATTCAGGTAAAAGACCTGACCCGCTGGTATATCCAGAAAAAGGTAACCAAGCAGGATGGCAAAGTCAGCAAAAAGCAGACGATCAAAGCTGTCGACGGCGTTAGCTTTGAACTGAAAAGGGGCGAAACCCTGGGCGTTATCGGTGAATCCGGATGCGGTAAATCGACACTGGGCCGAGTATTGATTCATTTGGAAGACCCAACTGCCGGTGAAATTTTATATGACGGTGTGTCCAGTACACAGCTGAAAAAGAAAGACCGTCTGGCGTTCTGCCGGACCTGTCAGATGATTTTCCAGAACCCGTTTGATACCTTTGATCCGCGTTATACGATTGAAAAAATCTTCATGAGCGTCCTGAAGCTGCACAAGATCGGTGCGAATGAAGAAGAGCGCCACAACATTATGATTAAGACGCTGGAAGATGCGGGAATGGCGCCGGCTGAAGATTATATCTATCGTCATCCGCATGAATTGTCCGGCGGCCAGCTGCAGCGTATTTCGATTTTACGAAGCATGCTGCTGCGCCCAACGTTCTTAGTTGCTGACGAACCGGTCAGCATGCTGGACGTTTCAATCCGTGCCGATATCATCAACATGCTGCAGACATTAAGCAAGGAAGAAAACACGGCGATGGTTTTCATCAGTCATGATATTGCGACAACCCGTTATATTTCCGACCGGGTTGCGGTCATGTATTTGGGTCGGATCGTGGAAACCGGCATTACCGATGAGGTTCTGCACAATCCGCAGCATCCGTATACCAAAGTTCTGATTTCCAACTGCGCGTCTTTGGATCCGCTGGAAAAACGTGAAATCATTGAAATTGAAGGTGAACCGCCGACCCCGATCAACACCGGCCCGGGCTGCTATTTTGCGCCGCGGTGTTATCAGGCCTGTGAAAAGTGCTTTAAGGAATATCCGGAAGCCAAGGATCTGGGCAATGGTCATATTGTGTCCTGTCATTTTGTCGGCAGCGACGCTGAAAAATAA
- a CDS encoding ABC transporter substrate-binding protein → MKFARKALTALLALAMLAGCSSAPKETGDVQTPSGDTGEPVQGGTYIVRQPSDPASFNPDVKGDDMATYTAMNVFSRLVKTTASTELVGDLAESWEFSEDGKTLTFHLHDNVKWHDGEPFSSEDVKWTLDMIRTEGFQSNSFKMIEEITCPDANTVAIQMSSPSAAILSSLGWLGTFILPKHIYENTDWATNEANMHPIGTGPFKFESYEKSQTITLVRNEDYFKGAPYLDKLIFTIIPDANTAYQAYMNGEVDDLMLNIPSNEIAGLKANPDYTVYERASNNRTYLTFNFDEAPFNDVRVREAVNLGIDRQEVLDKAAKGIGAVPQYYMSPVFAWAMNDEVTIPARDVEAARKLIEDAGYTADANGIYFSVTLDLFDSGDFKDTATVLQQNLKEIGIDVKLNVTEMGTWQQKVQVDSDYQMAMLSGSQGPDASAISMRVHSAGAFNLAHCKNAELDALLDEGAVTTDEAARAEIYKQAQVILAEELPIVPVKEATFTVAVRNTIHGHPYSEEGIHSVASNEFSLIWIEE, encoded by the coding sequence ATGAAATTTGCAAGAAAAGCACTGACTGCTCTGTTAGCGCTGGCCATGCTGGCGGGTTGCTCATCAGCGCCGAAAGAAACCGGCGATGTGCAGACACCATCCGGCGATACCGGCGAGCCCGTTCAGGGAGGCACCTACATCGTTCGTCAGCCGAGCGATCCGGCCAGCTTTAATCCGGATGTCAAGGGCGACGACATGGCAACCTATACTGCAATGAACGTATTTAGCCGCTTAGTTAAAACGACAGCTTCGACGGAACTGGTTGGAGATCTGGCGGAAAGCTGGGAATTTAGCGAAGATGGCAAGACTTTGACATTCCATCTGCATGACAATGTGAAATGGCATGACGGCGAGCCGTTCAGCTCGGAAGATGTCAAGTGGACGTTGGATATGATCCGTACAGAAGGCTTCCAGTCCAACAGCTTCAAAATGATTGAGGAGATTACCTGTCCGGATGCGAATACTGTTGCAATTCAAATGAGCTCACCGAGTGCTGCTATTTTAAGCTCATTGGGCTGGTTAGGCACGTTCATTCTGCCGAAGCACATTTATGAAAATACAGATTGGGCAACCAATGAAGCCAATATGCATCCAATTGGTACCGGCCCATTCAAGTTTGAGAGCTACGAGAAATCGCAGACCATTACTTTAGTTCGCAACGAAGATTATTTCAAAGGTGCGCCGTATCTGGATAAATTGATCTTTACGATCATTCCGGACGCGAACACAGCTTACCAGGCCTATATGAACGGCGAAGTTGATGATCTGATGCTGAATATCCCAAGCAATGAGATCGCCGGTCTGAAAGCCAATCCGGATTATACCGTTTACGAACGAGCTTCCAATAACCGGACTTATCTGACGTTTAATTTTGATGAAGCTCCGTTTAATGATGTTCGTGTGCGCGAAGCAGTCAATCTGGGCATTGACCGGCAGGAAGTTCTGGATAAGGCTGCCAAGGGAATTGGTGCTGTCCCGCAGTATTACATGAGTCCAGTTTTTGCCTGGGCCATGAATGATGAAGTTACCATTCCTGCGCGCGATGTAGAAGCCGCCCGCAAGCTGATTGAAGACGCTGGTTATACGGCAGATGCCAACGGAATCTATTTCTCTGTAACCCTGGATCTGTTTGACAGCGGTGATTTCAAGGATACCGCGACGGTTCTGCAGCAGAATTTAAAAGAAATCGGCATTGATGTGAAGCTGAATGTCACAGAAATGGGAACATGGCAGCAAAAGGTTCAGGTTGACAGCGATTATCAGATGGCGATGTTGTCCGGATCGCAGGGTCCTGATGCGTCCGCCATCTCGATGCGTGTCCACTCTGCCGGTGCCTTCAACTTGGCCCATTGCAAGAATGCTGAACTGGACGCTTTGTTGGATGAAGGCGCAGTGACAACCGATGAAGCCGCGCGTGCTGAAATTTACAAACAAGCACAGGTAATCTTGGCGGAAGAACTGCCGATCGTTCCAGTGAAGGAAGCAACGTTCACCGTTGCCGTACGCAACACAATTCATGGCCATCCATATTCTGAGGAGGGCATTCACTCTGTGGCTTCCAATGAATTCTCGCTGATCTGGATCGAAGAATAG
- a CDS encoding ABC transporter substrate-binding protein, which yields MKKLFLGVMTLLCAALVLSGCAGTDTPSTPQPENADQTGEPVMGGTYVMRSSSDPNSFNPNMKTDDMQLPATYNIFNRLVKMTVDNHVVPDLATDWEFSEDGMDLTFNLRENVKWHDGEPFTSADVVWTFTQVLKDGYQSNTLNMIDSVTADGDYKAVFHLKQPDASVVSVLSWLGTWIMPAHLYEGTDWTQNEHNMHPIGTGPFKFEKYTPGVSIEMVRNEDYWDGAPYLDKLIISIIPDASTAYQAYLNGEVDDMQSGVPTSNLQELINDPEHYQVYQYVSSSRTYLSFNIGENNPFHDVRVRQAVDLAVDRQAVLDKAAKGFGAVSEYYISPMYPWALNDNAKIPARDVEAARKLIEDAGYTADANGMYFSCELTTFDSGDFKDSSIVVQDSLKQIGIDVKLNVLEMGAWMTKVIDDYNFDIALCSGGQGPDVSAIRNRVHSEGSLNLTKYNNPALDEALNEGVKVFSEEERAPFYKEAQQIMHDDVPIVILKDFTAVYPVKNYIHNSPFEPEMASLYGTYEMAKVWMDQ from the coding sequence ATGAAGAAACTGTTTTTAGGCGTAATGACCTTGCTTTGTGCAGCCTTAGTTTTATCAGGCTGTGCGGGTACGGATACTCCATCTACGCCGCAGCCCGAAAATGCCGATCAAACTGGCGAACCTGTGATGGGGGGAACTTACGTTATGCGCAGTTCCAGCGATCCGAATTCATTCAATCCGAATATGAAAACGGATGATATGCAGCTGCCGGCGACGTATAACATTTTTAATCGTCTGGTCAAGATGACCGTTGACAACCATGTGGTTCCAGATCTGGCTACAGATTGGGAATTCAGTGAAGATGGTATGGATTTGACGTTTAATCTGCGTGAAAATGTTAAATGGCATGATGGCGAACCGTTTACCTCTGCCGATGTTGTCTGGACATTTACTCAGGTTTTGAAAGATGGCTATCAATCCAACACATTAAATATGATTGATTCTGTCACTGCGGATGGAGATTATAAAGCTGTATTCCATTTGAAACAGCCGGATGCTTCTGTTGTCAGCGTATTAAGCTGGCTGGGAACCTGGATCATGCCGGCCCATTTATATGAAGGTACGGATTGGACGCAGAATGAACATAACATGCATCCAATTGGCACCGGCCCGTTTAAATTTGAGAAATATACACCGGGCGTTTCGATTGAAATGGTGCGCAACGAAGATTATTGGGATGGTGCGCCATATTTGGATAAATTGATTATCTCGATTATTCCGGATGCCTCAACAGCTTACCAGGCTTATCTGAATGGGGAAGTCGATGATATGCAGAGCGGAGTACCAACCTCCAATCTGCAGGAATTAATTAACGATCCGGAACATTATCAGGTTTATCAGTATGTTTCCAGCTCACGAACCTATCTCTCGTTCAATATCGGTGAAAATAACCCATTCCATGATGTCCGTGTTCGTCAAGCGGTTGATTTAGCAGTGGATCGTCAAGCGGTTCTCGATAAAGCGGCGAAGGGGTTCGGTGCTGTTTCCGAATATTACATTTCACCAATGTATCCATGGGCCTTAAATGACAACGCAAAAATTCCGGCGCGGGATGTAGAAGCCGCCCGCAAGCTGATTGAAGATGCTGGATATACAGCGGATGCCAACGGCATGTATTTCAGCTGTGAGCTGACAACCTTTGATTCCGGTGATTTCAAAGATTCCTCAATCGTTGTTCAGGACAGTTTGAAGCAGATTGGGATTGATGTGAAGCTGAACGTGTTGGAAATGGGTGCCTGGATGACCAAAGTTATTGATGATTACAACTTCGATATCGCTTTGTGTTCCGGCGGACAGGGACCGGATGTTTCCGCGATCCGCAACCGCGTGCATTCCGAAGGCTCATTGAACCTGACGAAGTACAACAACCCAGCTTTAGACGAAGCGTTAAACGAAGGCGTTAAGGTGTTCTCAGAAGAAGAACGTGCGCCATTCTACAAAGAAGCGCAGCAGATCATGCATGACGATGTGCCGATCGTTATTCTGAAAGATTTCACAGCTGTGTATCCAGTGAAAAACTATATTCATAACAGTCCGTTTGAACCAGAAATGGCCAGCTTGTATGGAACTTATGAAATGGCCAAAGTTTGGATGGATCAATAA